The following coding sequences are from one Achromobacter sp. B7 window:
- a CDS encoding (2Fe-2S)-binding protein, whose amino-acid sequence MGPTVNSCRATQPIRLNVNGVECTVPAAPDTALLHVLRNDLALNGPKYGCGLGECGACTVLIDGVAARSCVIPVRAAQGRAVVTLEGLGTRQQPGTTQQAFIDCQAAQCGYCLNGMIMTVEALLRRNPDPTQDALRSELHHNLCRCGTHVEIMQAALRAVQLRAKSVGVVGVVGVAAVADVAGGVDLADGGSTR is encoded by the coding sequence ATGGGACCCACCGTCAATTCCTGCCGCGCTACTCAGCCGATCCGCTTGAACGTCAACGGCGTCGAGTGCACCGTGCCGGCCGCGCCCGACACGGCGCTGCTGCACGTGCTGCGCAACGACCTGGCGCTGAACGGGCCGAAGTATGGCTGTGGCCTGGGCGAGTGCGGCGCGTGCACGGTATTGATCGACGGCGTGGCCGCGCGGTCGTGCGTGATCCCGGTGCGGGCCGCGCAGGGCAGGGCGGTGGTCACGCTGGAAGGTTTGGGCACACGTCAGCAACCGGGCACGACGCAGCAAGCATTTATCGATTGTCAGGCAGCGCAGTGCGGGTACTGCCTGAACGGCATGATCATGACGGTGGAAGCACTGCTGCGCCGCAATCCTGACCCCACGCAAGACGCGCTGCGCAGCGAACTGCATCACAACCTGTGCCGCTGCGGGACGCATGTGGAAATCATGCAGGCGGCGCTGCGGGCGGTTCAGTTGCGGGCGAAAAGTGTTGGTGTTGTGGGTGTTGTGGGTGTCGCGGCTGTCGCGGATGTTGCGGGCGGTGTTGACCTTGCGGATGGCGGATCCACGCGATGA
- a CDS encoding cytochrome c, translating into MSQDALGSPLHHLGLPADLLHGVALRPPAVLWDGARYRGSVLQQAQWDQARALSGVVTVVRHTHFAGVVAVSPVHARQAAMTLAPVWQAPDSVQTPRDDVADSDEIRYGLCLPSFEAPAGARATVWALNGHAGVWLPPCTPGTQAQIRRELAALLQQAQETIRVTVHATIDEAVSEGHDAVHPLDLMDAAADAALLSQAVGRPVCVACRSGVAEELVLRLPVDDATFDSAGWDAAALNAGASNAGASNAAVPNAAALNAWALNADAINASASNASATNATAFAPQPDSRAAAGAASLRSDAPWAVRPSLARLLSQPALAGASAHATVCGASVTSPRRALPPLRASVDELNAAQVFAQESQWHEAALAHGKDPIAWRVEHLPEGKGRELARQVVSRARLNAGAGAGADADADAGAGANAGAGAGEDANANAGAGANANANANADTDAAPAPSAGLLHGKGFATAQVQCVDDDGATRMVWSAWVAEVSVRAQTGQVEVTRVVAGHDSQRLQPAQGAPVHAHIEQQTPWLLDNARRLLAGPPAFDDWVSPSFKNDAPGRAVRPYEGGDGAMLPRAAGDVADGKVTQGRLAVDGVVTLPAAAAIANAIHNATGVRLRQAPFDTEALRLALQDHGRPSWGTSARGRLARAGVWLAAGVAGLAGMVAALWPIKPALPLTAGPDVSLYSMRAIERGRLVAAAGDCIACHTAPGGQANAGGLALDTPFGTIYSTNITPDNDTGIGRWSYPAFERAMRQGVHQDGRQLYPAFPYTAYAKLSEADMQALYGYLMSQPAVKSEPPKTQLAFPFNMRPLLAGWNALFHDATPFTPDPSRSAQWLRGAYLVEGVGHCAACHSPRNRLGAEKKGVHYLAGGEAEGWTAPALNQLASGPRAWSGDELFQYLRTGYSPSHGVAAGPMAPVIHGLAELPDNDLKAITTYLLDLPKRQGGGNGEYAASAASASASASASASASASASATPSPSPSPSPSLSSPSSKTETTTETTTDTTTDTAAAPKTSSASASATTPAAATIQSLQGRRANGERIYQNACAVCHEAGSGPTLFGAKPLLSANTNLHADTPDNLIQVILHGIQEPADDALGYMPGFKDSLDDRQVADLLGYLRERFAPDKEAWADPGTTIKRLRNHAELN; encoded by the coding sequence ATGAGCCAGGACGCGCTGGGGTCACCGCTGCATCACCTGGGCCTGCCCGCGGACCTGCTGCACGGCGTGGCCTTGCGTCCGCCTGCCGTGCTGTGGGATGGCGCGCGGTATCGCGGCAGCGTCTTGCAGCAGGCGCAGTGGGATCAGGCGCGCGCGCTGTCGGGCGTTGTGACGGTGGTTCGGCACACACACTTCGCGGGCGTCGTCGCCGTCTCGCCCGTTCATGCCAGGCAGGCGGCCATGACCTTGGCGCCCGTATGGCAAGCGCCGGATTCAGTCCAGACGCCACGTGATGATGTCGCGGATTCGGACGAAATTCGTTATGGCCTGTGCCTGCCGTCCTTTGAAGCGCCAGCCGGTGCTCGGGCGACGGTATGGGCGCTGAACGGACATGCCGGCGTGTGGCTGCCGCCCTGCACGCCCGGCACGCAAGCTCAGATACGCCGCGAGCTGGCGGCGCTGCTGCAACAAGCACAAGAGACGATCCGCGTCACGGTGCATGCCACGATCGACGAGGCGGTCTCCGAAGGCCACGACGCGGTGCATCCGCTGGACTTGATGGACGCCGCTGCCGACGCCGCGCTGCTGTCGCAAGCAGTGGGCCGGCCGGTGTGCGTGGCCTGCCGGTCGGGTGTTGCTGAAGAGTTGGTGCTGCGTCTGCCGGTCGATGATGCGACGTTCGACTCGGCGGGTTGGGACGCTGCTGCTTTGAACGCAGGTGCTTCGAATGCAGGTGCTTCGAATGCTGCCGTTCCGAATGCTGCTGCTTTGAATGCATGGGCTTTAAACGCCGACGCCATCAACGCCTCGGCCTCCAACGCCTCGGCCACCAACGCCACTGCCTTCGCGCCACAACCCGACTCGCGCGCCGCTGCCGGCGCCGCGTCGTTGCGGTCCGATGCACCCTGGGCGGTGCGCCCGAGCCTGGCGCGGCTGTTGAGCCAGCCCGCGCTGGCAGGCGCGTCGGCACACGCGACGGTATGCGGCGCGTCGGTAACGTCGCCCCGGCGCGCGCTGCCCCCGTTGCGCGCCAGTGTGGATGAATTGAACGCCGCGCAAGTCTTTGCGCAAGAAAGCCAATGGCATGAAGCCGCGCTGGCCCACGGCAAAGATCCCATCGCGTGGCGCGTGGAACACCTGCCCGAAGGCAAGGGCCGCGAGCTGGCGCGCCAAGTCGTGAGTCGCGCAAGATTAAACGCAGGCGCCGGAGCAGGCGCAGACGCAGACGCAGACGCAGGCGCGGGCGCAAACGCAGGCGCAGGCGCAGGCGAAGACGCAAACGCAAACGCAGGCGCAGGCGCAAACGCAAACGCCAACGCCAACGCCGACACCGACGCCGCCCCAGCGCCCAGCGCGGGCCTGCTGCATGGCAAGGGCTTCGCCACCGCACAGGTGCAATGCGTGGATGACGACGGCGCCACCCGCATGGTGTGGAGCGCCTGGGTGGCCGAGGTATCCGTGCGCGCCCAGACCGGTCAGGTCGAAGTCACCCGCGTGGTCGCCGGCCACGACAGCCAGCGCCTGCAACCGGCGCAAGGCGCGCCCGTACACGCCCATATCGAACAGCAAACGCCATGGCTGCTGGATAACGCGCGCCGTCTGCTGGCGGGGCCGCCGGCGTTTGACGATTGGGTCAGCCCGTCATTCAAGAATGACGCGCCAGGCCGGGCCGTACGCCCTTACGAAGGTGGCGACGGCGCGATGCTGCCCCGCGCGGCGGGAGACGTCGCGGACGGCAAGGTCACACAAGGTCGTCTGGCCGTGGACGGCGTGGTCACCTTGCCCGCCGCCGCCGCCATCGCCAACGCCATCCATAACGCAACCGGCGTGCGCCTGCGGCAAGCGCCGTTCGACACCGAGGCGTTGCGCTTGGCGTTGCAAGACCATGGGCGACCAAGCTGGGGCACGTCGGCGCGGGGGCGTCTGGCGCGAGCCGGCGTGTGGCTCGCGGCCGGCGTCGCCGGTCTGGCCGGCATGGTCGCCGCGCTGTGGCCCATCAAGCCTGCGTTGCCTTTGACGGCTGGCCCCGACGTTTCCCTGTATTCCATGCGGGCCATCGAACGGGGCCGCCTGGTCGCCGCTGCCGGGGATTGCATCGCCTGCCACACCGCGCCCGGTGGCCAAGCCAACGCGGGCGGTCTGGCGCTGGACACCCCCTTCGGCACGATCTATTCCACCAACATCACGCCCGACAACGACACCGGCATCGGCCGCTGGTCCTACCCCGCGTTCGAGCGCGCCATGCGCCAAGGCGTGCACCAGGACGGCCGCCAGCTGTATCCCGCATTTCCCTACACGGCCTATGCCAAATTGAGCGAAGCGGACATGCAGGCGTTGTATGGCTACCTGATGTCGCAACCCGCCGTTAAGTCCGAGCCGCCGAAGACGCAGTTGGCCTTCCCCTTCAATATGCGCCCGCTCTTGGCCGGCTGGAATGCGCTGTTTCACGACGCCACGCCCTTCACGCCGGACCCGTCGCGCAGCGCGCAGTGGCTGCGTGGTGCGTATCTGGTGGAGGGCGTTGGCCACTGCGCCGCTTGTCATTCACCGCGCAACCGCCTGGGCGCGGAGAAGAAGGGCGTGCATTACCTGGCAGGGGGCGAGGCGGAAGGCTGGACCGCGCCCGCCTTGAACCAACTGGCCAGCGGACCACGCGCCTGGTCGGGTGATGAACTGTTCCAGTATCTGCGCACGGGCTATTCCCCCAGCCACGGCGTGGCGGCCGGGCCGATGGCGCCCGTGATCCACGGCTTGGCAGAATTGCCGGACAACGACCTCAAGGCCATCACCACGTATTTGCTGGACTTGCCGAAGCGGCAGGGCGGCGGCAACGGCGAATATGCTGCGTCGGCGGCATCGGCATCGGCATCGGCATCGGCATCGGCATCCGCTTCTGCATCGGCTTCTGCGACACCGTCGCCCTCGCCCTCGCCCTCGCCCTCGTTGTCCTCGCCATCGTCCAAGACCGAGACCACGACCGAGACCACGACCGACACCACAACCGATACCGCGGCTGCGCCCAAGACCTCCTCCGCGTCTGCCTCCGCCACCACGCCCGCCGCTGCAACGATCCAATCCCTGCAAGGCCGGCGCGCCAACGGTGAACGCATCTATCAGAACGCCTGCGCGGTCTGCCACGAGGCCGGAAGCGGGCCCACGCTGTTCGGCGCCAAGCCCTTGCTAAGCGCCAACACCAACCTGCACGCCGACACGCCCGACAACCTGATCCAGGTGATCTTGCACGGCATTCAGGAACCCGCCGACGACGCGCTGGGGTACATGCCGGGCTTCAAGGACAGTCTTGACGACAGGCAGGTCGCCGACCTGCTGGGCTATTTGCGGGAACGTTTTGCGCCGGACAAAGAGGCCTGGGCCGATCCCGGCACGACGATTAAACGGCTACGCAACCATGCGGAGCTGAATTAA
- a CDS encoding alpha/beta fold hydrolase, translated as MTQAQANSTFLYGANVHANGIRQHYLRYGGTAGERAGRPAVILIPGITSPAVTWGFVAEHLGRQFDTYVLDVRGRGLSASGPELDYGLDAQAADVNAFAQALQLAHYALVGHSMGGRIAVRAARSQPQALTRLVLVDPPVSGPGRRPYPANLPWYVDSIRQATHGMSAEDMLAFCPTWTEAQRQLRAQWLHTCFEPAIVQSFEDFGRDDIHADLPAIKIPMLLVTAEKGGVVGDDDVAEWQGLAPQTQHVRVPGAGHMIPWDNEAGFYAAFGDFLGSKID; from the coding sequence ATGACCCAAGCCCAAGCCAATAGCACTTTTCTGTACGGCGCCAACGTCCACGCCAACGGCATTCGCCAGCACTACCTGCGTTACGGCGGCACGGCGGGCGAACGCGCCGGCCGCCCCGCCGTCATCCTGATTCCCGGCATCACCAGCCCGGCCGTCACCTGGGGCTTTGTGGCTGAACACCTGGGTCGCCAGTTCGACACCTATGTGCTGGACGTGCGTGGCCGGGGCCTGTCGGCGTCCGGCCCCGAGCTGGACTACGGCCTGGACGCGCAAGCGGCTGACGTCAATGCGTTTGCCCAGGCGCTGCAACTGGCCCACTACGCGCTGGTCGGCCATTCCATGGGCGGCCGCATCGCCGTGCGCGCCGCGCGCAGCCAACCCCAGGCGCTAACTCGCCTGGTCCTCGTGGACCCACCGGTATCCGGCCCGGGCCGCCGCCCGTATCCGGCCAATCTGCCGTGGTACGTGGACTCCATTCGCCAGGCCACGCACGGCATGAGCGCCGAGGACATGCTGGCCTTCTGCCCCACCTGGACCGAAGCCCAGCGCCAACTGCGCGCGCAATGGCTGCACACCTGCTTTGAACCGGCGATTGTGCAGAGCTTTGAAGACTTTGGCCGTGACGACATCCACGCGGACCTGCCCGCCATCAAGATCCCGATGCTGCTCGTTACCGCCGAAAAGGGCGGCGTCGTCGGCGATGACGATGTGGCCGAATGGCAGGGGCTGGCGCCGCAGACGCAGCACGTGCGCGTACCCGGCGCGGGCCACATGATTCCGTGGGACAACGAAGCCGGCTTCTACGCCGCCTTCGGCGATTTTCTTGGCAGCAAGATCGACTGA
- a CDS encoding Asp/Glu racemase has translation MTKTFRIGQIVPSSNTTMETEVPAMLQAHSSLRPNDRFTFHSSRMRMKKVQKEELAAMDAESDRCALELSDARVDVLGYACLVAIMAMGRGYHRVSQKRLTERTAENGASAPVITSAGALVEALHAMGAKKIALVAPYMIPLTELVMDYIAAEGFEIVDWRALEIPDNLDVGRHDPAKLPGIVAGMNVAEADVIVLSACVQMPSLPAVSQVEAETGKPVLTASIATTYAILKELGLDPVVPGAGALLSGAYPYSRSAQ, from the coding sequence ATGACGAAGACATTCCGTATCGGCCAGATCGTTCCCAGTTCCAACACCACGATGGAAACCGAGGTGCCCGCCATGTTGCAGGCGCATTCGTCGCTGCGCCCCAACGATCGCTTCACGTTTCATTCCAGCCGCATGCGCATGAAGAAAGTGCAGAAGGAAGAGCTGGCCGCCATGGACGCCGAAAGCGACCGCTGCGCGCTTGAACTTAGCGATGCGCGCGTCGACGTGCTGGGCTACGCCTGCCTGGTGGCCATCATGGCCATGGGGCGCGGCTACCACCGCGTGTCGCAGAAACGGCTGACCGAGCGCACCGCCGAAAACGGCGCCTCCGCGCCCGTCATCACCAGCGCGGGCGCGCTGGTCGAGGCGCTGCATGCGATGGGCGCCAAGAAAATCGCGCTGGTCGCGCCCTACATGATTCCGCTGACCGAACTGGTGATGGACTACATCGCCGCCGAAGGATTCGAAATCGTGGATTGGCGCGCGCTGGAAATTCCCGACAACCTGGACGTGGGCCGCCATGACCCGGCCAAGCTGCCGGGCATCGTCGCCGGCATGAATGTGGCCGAGGCCGATGTGATCGTGCTGTCCGCCTGCGTGCAAATGCCGTCGCTGCCCGCCGTCTCGCAAGTTGAAGCGGAAACCGGCAAACCCGTTCTCACGGCGTCCATCGCCACCACCTACGCCATCCTCAAAGAACTGGGCCTGGACCCGGTGGTACCCGGCGCCGGCGCCCTGCTCTCGGGCGCTTACCCCTACTCCCGGAGCGCACAATGA
- a CDS encoding MFS transporter, which yields MSASLVSVDKAIQVAGVGKFQYRLFVIFGLVWMADAMQVLSIGFSAPSIAKTFGITVPQALQTGTLFFIGMLIGAFMFGRMADRIGRRPVLMIAVVIDACAGVASAFAPEFTWLLFLRFLTGIGVGGTLPVDYTMMAEFLPSARRGRWLVLLESFWAVGTIFLALLALAAVSWGDDAWRVIFFVTGLPALIGVVLRFYIPESPMYLNRNGKSDQARKVLERVARVNRRDVEVPALQPETPVHKSIFALFSSSYRRRSIGLLLAWALISIAYYGVFVYLPIKLSTAGFAFMRGQEFLVLLALVQLPGFALSAYGVERWGRKPTLIGFLILSAVGCMLYSLGTAPAVVIGSTLLMSFSLLGTWGALYAFTPEVYPTDLRASGMGMAGAVARFGGLFAPAIIAPIMTSHFTLSLVVLSSMLLAGAVAIASVDVESRNRALD from the coding sequence ATGTCAGCTTCATTGGTTTCCGTGGACAAAGCCATTCAGGTGGCGGGCGTCGGCAAGTTTCAATATCGGCTATTCGTGATATTCGGCCTGGTCTGGATGGCCGACGCCATGCAAGTGCTGTCCATCGGCTTTTCCGCGCCGTCCATTGCAAAGACCTTCGGCATCACCGTGCCGCAAGCACTGCAAACGGGCACGCTCTTCTTCATCGGCATGCTGATCGGCGCCTTCATGTTCGGCCGCATGGCCGACCGCATCGGGCGCCGCCCGGTGTTGATGATCGCGGTGGTCATCGACGCCTGCGCGGGCGTGGCCTCGGCCTTCGCGCCTGAGTTCACGTGGCTGCTGTTCCTGCGCTTCCTGACGGGCATCGGCGTGGGCGGCACGCTGCCGGTGGACTACACGATGATGGCCGAGTTCCTGCCCAGCGCCCGCCGTGGCCGCTGGCTGGTGCTGCTGGAATCGTTCTGGGCTGTGGGCACCATCTTCCTGGCGCTGCTGGCCTTGGCGGCCGTGTCCTGGGGCGACGACGCCTGGCGCGTGATCTTCTTCGTTACCGGCCTGCCCGCCTTGATTGGTGTGGTCTTGCGCTTCTACATCCCTGAATCGCCGATGTACTTGAACCGCAACGGGAAGTCAGACCAGGCGCGCAAGGTGCTGGAACGGGTGGCCCGCGTGAACCGCCGCGACGTCGAAGTGCCCGCGCTGCAACCGGAAACGCCCGTCCATAAATCCATCTTCGCCTTGTTCTCGTCCAGCTACCGTCGCCGCAGCATCGGGCTGTTGCTGGCGTGGGCGCTGATCTCCATTGCGTACTACGGCGTGTTCGTCTACCTGCCCATCAAGCTCAGCACCGCCGGCTTCGCCTTCATGCGCGGCCAGGAATTCCTGGTGCTGCTGGCGCTGGTGCAGTTGCCGGGCTTTGCGCTGTCGGCCTATGGCGTGGAACGCTGGGGCCGCAAGCCCACGCTGATCGGCTTTTTGATCTTGAGCGCCGTCGGCTGCATGCTCTACAGCCTGGGCACCGCACCCGCCGTGGTGATCGGGTCCACCTTGCTGATGAGCTTCTCGCTGTTGGGCACCTGGGGCGCGCTGTATGCCTTCACGCCGGAGGTCTACCCGACCGATTTGCGCGCCAGCGGCATGGGCATGGCGGGTGCCGTGGCGCGTTTTGGTGGGCTGTTCGCACCGGCCATCATCGCGCCCATCATGACCAGCCACTTCACGCTGTCGCTGGTGGTGCTGTCCAGCATGCTGCTGGCGGGTGCGGTGGCGATTGCGTCAGTGGACGTGGAATCGCGTAATCGCGCGCTGGATTGA
- a CDS encoding isochorismatase family protein yields MNASTQTIPADAVAGDISAYSRQGFGTPLPLKAPFGLLIVDFVNGFADPAVLGGGNIAPAIAQTRHLLAHARERGWPVAHSRIVFSDDDADSNIFCLKVPAMLALKEHSHNSAIVPELAPAPGEYVVRKSTPSAFFGTMLAPWLAQRGVQTLLVAGCVTSGCVRASVVDAMQAGFRPLVVSDCCGDRALGPHEANLFDMAQKYAAVMPLDHALAETRALVDAPLPAAR; encoded by the coding sequence ATGAATGCTTCCACCCAAACCATTCCCGCCGACGCCGTCGCGGGTGACATCTCGGCCTACTCGCGGCAAGGCTTCGGCACGCCGTTGCCGCTGAAGGCGCCCTTTGGCCTGCTGATCGTGGACTTCGTCAACGGCTTTGCCGACCCGGCCGTGCTGGGCGGCGGCAACATTGCGCCGGCCATTGCGCAGACGCGGCACCTGCTGGCCCACGCGCGTGAACGCGGCTGGCCGGTCGCGCACAGCCGCATCGTGTTCTCGGACGACGATGCCGACAGCAACATTTTTTGCTTGAAGGTGCCCGCGATGTTGGCCCTGAAAGAACATAGCCACAACAGCGCCATCGTGCCCGAGCTTGCCCCGGCGCCCGGCGAATACGTGGTGCGCAAAAGCACGCCGTCTGCATTCTTCGGCACCATGCTGGCGCCGTGGCTGGCGCAGCGCGGCGTGCAGACCTTGCTGGTGGCCGGCTGCGTGACCAGCGGCTGCGTGCGCGCCAGCGTGGTGGATGCCATGCAGGCGGGCTTTCGGCCGCTGGTGGTGTCCGACTGCTGCGGCGACCGCGCGCTGGGGCCGCACGAAGCCAACCTGTTCGACATGGCGCAGAAGTACGCGGCTGTCATGCCCTTGGACCACGCGCTGGCCGAGACGCGCGCGTTGGTGGATGCCCCACTGCCGGCCGCGCGCTAA
- a CDS encoding FAD-dependent monooxygenase → MSTSPRIAIVGAGLGGAATAALLLKQGLNVRVYEQAPGFSRLGAGIHVGPNVMKILRRIGIEDALNAQGSHPDFWYSRHWETGDILAQIPLGDYAVKEYGASYLTVHRGDFHALLVDALPKHVVAYDKSLTRVEDRGDVVLMHFADGTSEEADIVIGADGVNSRIREELLGPELPKYAGYLAHRAVFPTPRTKAGMLPFDSCVKWWSDDRHMMVYFVTSKADELYYVTGVPVEHWDLNDRWLPSSKDEMREAFSGWHPTVQALIDATVDVTKWSLLERDPLPLWSRGRLVLLGDACHPMKPHMAQGAAMAIEDGAMLARCFQEVGVQNHELAFALYEANRAERASKVQRISHDNTWLRTNEDPSWCFGYDVFNEPLVDPKTRAAA, encoded by the coding sequence GTGTCTACATCCCCTCGTATCGCCATCGTCGGCGCGGGCCTGGGCGGCGCCGCCACCGCCGCGCTGCTGCTCAAGCAAGGGCTTAACGTTCGCGTCTACGAGCAGGCGCCCGGCTTTTCGCGATTGGGGGCCGGTATCCACGTCGGGCCGAACGTCATGAAGATCCTGCGCCGCATCGGTATCGAAGATGCGCTGAACGCGCAGGGCTCGCACCCGGACTTCTGGTACAGCCGCCATTGGGAAACCGGCGACATCCTGGCGCAGATTCCGCTGGGCGATTACGCCGTCAAGGAATACGGCGCGTCGTATCTGACCGTGCACCGGGGCGACTTCCATGCCTTGCTGGTCGACGCCTTGCCCAAGCACGTGGTGGCGTACGACAAGAGCCTGACTCGCGTGGAAGATCGCGGCGACGTGGTGCTGATGCACTTTGCCGACGGCACCTCGGAAGAGGCGGACATCGTGATCGGCGCCGACGGGGTCAATTCCCGCATTCGCGAAGAACTGCTGGGGCCAGAGCTGCCCAAGTACGCGGGCTATCTGGCGCACCGCGCCGTGTTCCCCACGCCGCGGACCAAGGCCGGCATGCTGCCCTTCGATTCCTGCGTCAAATGGTGGAGCGATGATCGCCACATGATGGTGTACTTCGTTACCAGCAAGGCCGACGAGCTCTACTACGTGACGGGTGTGCCGGTGGAACACTGGGACTTGAACGACCGCTGGCTGCCCAGCAGCAAGGATGAAATGCGCGAAGCGTTCAGCGGCTGGCACCCTACCGTGCAGGCGCTGATCGACGCCACGGTGGACGTTACCAAGTGGTCGCTGCTGGAACGCGACCCGCTGCCGCTCTGGAGCCGTGGCCGCCTGGTGTTGCTGGGCGATGCCTGCCACCCCATGAAGCCGCACATGGCGCAAGGCGCGGCCATGGCCATTGAAGATGGCGCCATGCTGGCGCGCTGCTTCCAGGAAGTGGGCGTGCAGAACCATGAGCTGGCCTTTGCGCTGTACGAAGCCAACCGCGCCGAACGCGCCAGCAAGGTGCAGCGCATTTCGCACGACAACACCTGGTTGCGCACGAATGAAGATCCGTCGTGGTGCTTTGGCTATGACGTGTTCAACGAACCGCTGGTAGACCCCAAGACGCGGGCCGCGGCCTGA
- a CDS encoding MarR family winged helix-turn-helix transcriptional regulator, with the protein MRNMKGKSSSNTEGYLFSDQIGHLLRRVYQRHTALFQHYIPDSQLTAAQFVVLCSVRDHGASSLADLVKATVIDQATVRGVVDRLKQRELVQVDHDPVDRRKVVVSLTPVGQALVQEMEPFAKQITESTYGNLNPAERLALDFLLTKMLNGDEQV; encoded by the coding sequence ATGCGCAATATGAAAGGCAAGTCCTCGTCCAACACGGAAGGCTATTTGTTTTCTGATCAGATAGGTCACCTGCTGCGGCGTGTCTATCAGCGGCACACCGCGCTGTTTCAGCATTACATTCCCGACTCCCAGCTCACCGCCGCGCAGTTTGTCGTGCTGTGTTCGGTGCGGGATCATGGCGCGAGTTCGCTGGCTGATCTGGTCAAGGCAACCGTCATAGATCAGGCCACCGTGCGCGGCGTGGTGGATCGCTTGAAGCAGCGCGAGTTGGTCCAGGTGGACCACGACCCAGTCGACCGACGCAAGGTGGTGGTGAGCCTGACGCCCGTGGGGCAGGCCTTGGTGCAAGAGATGGAACCGTTTGCCAAGCAGATCACCGAAAGCACCTACGGCAATCTGAACCCCGCCGAGCGTCTGGCGCTGGATTTTCTGCTGACCAAAATGCTGAACGGCGACGAACAGGTCTGA
- a CDS encoding 2,5-dihydroxypyridine 5,6-dioxygenase — protein sequence MSVSDIDLIHAWKQVLTLSRLEAGQIVTVLTGADTHPQTLRCAIAAATDLGARVNRLDLPPVNAEKSISRDALAYLGATPLTGNPAAIAALNASDLVLDLMTLLFSPEQHDILQTGTKILLAIEPPEVLCRLVPTEADRARVQAAARRIEAAKQMHITSDAGTDLRCELGEFPAISEYGFVDEPGRWDHWPSGFVLTWPNEGQSQGRVVLDRGDILLPMKDYVTDPIELVIENGYVTRINGGLQADILKEYMAAYEDPEAYAVSHIGWGLQPRAQWSMLAHYNKEAHIGMDARAFEGNFLWSMGPNNEAGGSRTTACHIDIPMRHCSVVLDGQPMVTRGVVQDEPGLAHAARRKDNK from the coding sequence ATGTCTGTCAGCGATATCGATTTGATCCACGCCTGGAAGCAGGTGCTGACGTTGTCGCGGCTTGAAGCCGGACAGATCGTCACCGTGCTGACCGGCGCCGACACGCACCCGCAAACCTTGCGCTGCGCGATCGCCGCCGCCACCGACCTGGGCGCCCGCGTCAACCGGCTGGACCTGCCGCCCGTCAACGCGGAAAAGTCCATCAGCCGCGACGCGCTGGCGTATCTGGGCGCCACGCCGCTGACGGGCAACCCGGCCGCCATCGCGGCGCTGAACGCCAGCGACCTGGTGCTGGACCTGATGACGCTGCTGTTCTCGCCCGAGCAGCATGACATCTTGCAGACCGGCACCAAGATCCTGCTGGCCATCGAACCGCCCGAAGTGCTGTGCCGCCTGGTCCCCACCGAGGCCGACCGCGCGCGCGTGCAGGCCGCCGCGCGTCGCATCGAAGCCGCCAAGCAAATGCACATCACGTCCGACGCCGGCACCGACCTGCGCTGCGAACTGGGCGAGTTTCCCGCGATATCGGAATACGGCTTCGTGGACGAACCCGGCCGCTGGGACCACTGGCCCAGCGGCTTCGTCCTGACGTGGCCCAACGAAGGGCAAAGCCAAGGCCGCGTGGTATTGGACCGTGGCGACATCCTCTTGCCCATGAAGGACTACGTGACCGACCCGATTGAACTGGTCATTGAAAACGGCTACGTCACCCGCATCAACGGCGGGCTTCAGGCAGACATCCTGAAGGAATACATGGCGGCGTATGAAGACCCGGAAGCGTATGCCGTGTCGCATATCGGCTGGGGCCTGCAACCGCGCGCGCAGTGGTCCATGCTGGCGCACTACAACAAGGAAGCGCACATCGGCATGGACGCGCGCGCCTTCGAGGGCAATTTCCTGTGGTCCATGGGCCCCAACAATGAAGCAGGCGGCAGCCGCACCACCGCCTGCCATATCGACATCCCCATGCGCCATTGCAGCGTGGTGCTGGACGGTCAGCCGATGGTGACGCGCGGCGTGGTGCAAGACGAACCCGGCCTGGCGCACGCCGCCCGCCGCAAGGACAACAAATGA